The DNA region GAATGCCAGAGTAGATTAATCCTTCAAAATGTGAAAATGGATCAATCCGAGACCTCGCTCCCAAAGGAACTGTATTTCTTCACCGATCGCTTTTCATAATGCGTTCAAGTGTTCTCCTTCAAGCTATGGAGTTTGGAAATTTAACCCCATGATTACATAAAGACCTTTacattgcaattatatatatacacatatatttgttatacagtgtatgtatatatgaatacaatGTATGATGGAGGCTCAAGAGACAAAACAACACAACAGTCACTCCTTCATTCATACTTCAAGTGCTAAATTGAAGACGAACCTTCATGCACAAAGCCCTCTTCGACATTATAGCCACTTCACACACCTACCAAACAATATTCCCCTACACACAATGTGCCACTCACCTCTACCATGCCCCAACTTCATGGACATCACTGCTCATCTATTGTAATACATCCTCCACTTCATCTCTTCACCATTCGCTAGATCTTACTCTCCTACTCTccggtatttttagttttctgtaaaagaaaactattgagaaggtttttttgtctgtttgcatTTTTCTGTCCGGCCCAAGATCTTAaacattactgaggctagagggctgcaaattggtgtgttgatcatccaccctctaatcatcaaacataccacattgcagccctctagtctcagtagttttggttttatttaagttttaatttaGCCATTCAGTTGCTGAATGAAATAATATTTATCCTGTTTACTTGCCTCTAAACGGcagaatgataaaatattaagTTTTGCATCAAAAAACCAGTTTCGAGGCTTTGTTTCTATACTCGCAGATCATTACGAAACGTCTCGTGGTCTTACATTCTTTCAGGTTCAAAATGGAACGAGAAACCTCAAAGCtatttttgaatataaaaaacaatcctcaaaactgctttttatttacattgataTCCTTCAAAAAGTACTACCCTAGAAATATTCTCCTtgaatttcaatacatttttatctatttatcaatctattaatttatttttttcttttttaatgagtgagatcctttctgtatttcccttcacctcctcttacttctcacTAATGAACGCCttcatattcattggaagcttcaagaatttcaagtcagtggcccctttggtaggcTGGTTCCATATGAGTAAGGTTCATCTTTttctgataataaaaaatattctcaaaacaacctgaaataattatatatatattatattatatatatatataataggtataggTCTGTATTCCAGATATCATGGCTCagagatattgatgataatttggaATTGCTCACATGGGAATCGCAAACCTACTCTAAAGATAACAGGTAAGgctaaaataatctctctctctctctctctctccagcataatCGATTATCCATAAATAATAACAGGGGCAAATTTCCCCACTCAGAGGAGCCTGTGTACTgtctatagtagatccacatcgaccgtgcatctgatgtctaggccattcccttacgacgctcctgattggctgttgataggccaatcacagggctggaaactctcctcagtttctctcgagagttcacacgggcagaatgtatgttcaacctctcctgaaggatacgtttgaaagacgtatatccctcaagagaggtggatcatacatcctgcctacgtgaactatctcgagagaaggagagtttccagccctgtgattgggttatcaacagtcaatcaggatcATTGTAAGGGACTGTccttgacatcagatgcacggttgatgtgaatctactatagtctagtCATGACTCCAATTATCCTTCTTTCTCTAATTTGCATAACTTAGCAGGGCATCTCATTTCCCATTTATCTGAGTATTTGTCGAAACAAAGcactgatacatatatatatatatatatatatatatatatatatatatatctatatatatatagatatatatgtatgtatcttatgCTAGTTGGGGATCTAAACaattttagttcctcgttggacacgagtggtttacgtgctcgcctaccgaatcggtagtcgtgggttcgattcccctctctgccaacgctgagtcagaggaatttatttctggtgccagaaattcatttctcgatatgatgtagttcggatcccgcaataagctggaggtcccgttgctaagtaacctcttggttcctagccacataaaaatatctaatccctcgggccagccttaggagagcagctgttgatcagctcagtggtctggttagactaagataGACTCTCACGGTTCAATTCAGATCGAAAACTTGCTCCACAACAGGACTGGCTGATCCTCTGGTTAAGATGGTTTGGAAGTAAATTGCTTTCCATACAATGATATCCGACGGGGTTGtttaagatttaaaataaaaaagatagaatagaatttaggccaaaggccaagcgctgggacctatgaggtcattcagcgctgaaagggaaaacctcaaagcagttgcactaagacaTAACTGTTAGAataggtggaaagtcagatggaagaaagagaatatgaacggaggtatagtaaaaggaatgaaagaggttagtTTTAAGATTTAGTCTGAATCAAAGTCTAGAAAGCTTTCTGTATCTCTGTTACATGGATTTCTTTCATTCAGTTCTGTTTCTTtgctttttagtttcctgtaaaagaaaactattgagattgctatctgtctgtccgtccgcacttttactgtccgccctcagaccttaaaaactgctgaggctagagggctgcaaattattaagttgatcattcaccctccaatcatcaaacataccaaagtgcagcgctctaacctcagtaggttttttattttatttaaggttaaagttagccatgatcatgcgtctggcaacgctacaaCATTGGCCACCACAGCCGGCTGAGatgtcatacagcattacacgctgtactCGATTGCGCTGAGGAAACTTCGGAAcatcttttacttgtttactGTTACCCTCAGGTACTCGCTGCTCCAAGAATCCGGGGACAAATGGCAACGATGGCGTCTCGTCATCAAAGACTCTCGAGTGAAAGATCAAGGCCAGTATCGCTGCCAGGTAGCCACTCAGCCACCCATGTTACTCATCTCCACTCTACAGGTCATAGGTAAGAATCTTTAGGTATGTTTGTTCATTATTTCCTCATCTGGCAAGTATCGTTAACACTTTTGTTACCGATACTGCAACTGGTGTTGATACTGTAGTTGCTTTTCATGGAAATACTGATATAATCCATTTTTACATCTCTCTGCTCGGATGCGACGAGAAAATTCGCTTCAGACAAAAAGTTACAGTGGTTTTTAaagttttccaatttcaaaacgccattatttttgcgttttttttttttttatacaggactGGGGTCACTGTCATAAACCGCAGATATCTACAGGATCTATGACTGAAAAAACGAGGAAACCGATAAAATTTTAACTAAAGACCCCGTAATAACACCGAGTCACAGCTTTATGTATCAGGGATAATGATAAGTGGCAATAAAAACCCTCAGTTTCTTAGGATCGTTTGAAATCACTGACTCAGGTCTACTGGTTCTACAGCCTCCCCAAACCAAAcgagatagaatatagaatttaggccaaaggccaagcgctaggacctatgaggacattcagtgCTGGAGGGGAAgtagacagtaaaaggtttgaaagatgtaacaggaggaaaacctcgtagttgctcaatgaaacaattgttaggaatgggttgaaagtaagatggaagaaatagaatataaacgggggcacagtaaaaggaataaaaggggttgcagctaggggccgaagggaagctgcaaagaaccttaagtaatgcctacagtgcaccaagtgaggtgcactaacggcactaaacCCCTACGGGGCCAAAAACCAAATCAGGATGAATTTCGCGTGTTCTGTAGTGCCTTGCAGACTTGCTATCGCCCTTCCATGGGACCTTCTTATCCTTCTAACATATTTACGTGGGCCAGTTTGAAACAGAAATCCGAAACCCTCCATAATACCTCAAAAAATTACTTTGACAGTAATTTTTATGCATTAATTAAAACCATGAACTAAAACAAGATAGAGGGAGTTCATTGTTCTTTCTGTATAGTTTGATAACACGTGAATTAGACAAAATATAGTTTTGTTATatcgatatttatatacatacatataatatatgtttataaagaCATAACTTCTACCATAACATTCCATAAAAATGTATCATTTCTACAATTATTTATTCCACGGGGGAATTCTGTAAAGTGTCTTTGGGTATTCATCAAAAGAATTTGAGACCATTTACCTTACCCTGCATATATTGATGAAGAAGTCATACACAAAATTGACTGAATTTATTTCAGAAGTTTTTGCCACCAAAGAAAACTTCCATGATTTCAGAGCATCAAAGTGATTACTGATTATTTCAGATCCAACGACCTGTTTATTTTTCACTATACGAAATCCTGCACATTTATACGAGAAACTAGATCATTCCAGCAATTTAACAACATTGCAATGATATCTATGTTACAGTCGATTGAATTCTCAAAGCTTACCTCAAGCAGATTCAAGAagtaaaatacagataatttacaTGACAAATTAGTTTCATAGTTTTAACCATGGTAAGGCCGTGCTGTTTTTTTCAAGAGTGTATACTTGTACAAAAGGGTGATTCAGGAATCTACCAGCATTAATCAAATTGAGAACATGGACTCGTCAGCTGGATGTTAGAACCTAGAACATATTGATGGTGTTATGTGACTGCCTTTTTAATGGCAATTGAGGCCATTGATTCAGTGAATCCATCCACTAGATAGCTCTAAGACTTTCCTGGAAAACGCCAAGTAAGACGGGTCTCGTCTAAGGCAAATTTTCACTTATTGTAATAAGGCTGTACCAAAACCAGGCATAAAGTCACCAAATAGATCAATTTAAGCACAAAATCACACTATACGACCCTCTCATTTCTTGCACCATTTCAACTGATGTTATGGTGACTCTTCCAAACCAACAACCATCACATTCAGATATCTGGAGACTATAGCTGCCATGGACTGTCCTGTCCCCTTTCAGGTGGAACCAAAACCCTAAGCTGCGAGATAAATCAGGCACAGATTTGGTGCTTCCTCCTGGCCACCTAACGTCCACAACTGCACTTGAAGGTCCCTTAGCCTTTGAGCAAATAGCTCTCCTCTATGGCAGTCGAGTTGTGCCTAAACATAGCAGGCTTACAGGTATACTTCTAACCAGATCCAATCACCTCCAATAGGGCCGTTACCATCTTTTATGACACGGAAATTCCAACAGGAAGATAGATAGAAGGAGGTGCTATAAAACCTGATATTTCGATCTGGAACAAGGAGgaaaaaacagcaaagattataGATGTGACAGTACCCAGTGACTTTGGCCTATACAGAgctgaaaggaatgaaataacaaaataccaagacGTAAAGAACGATCTGAGAAGCACATGTgaactgaaggaaatagaaataatacCTGGGGCGGTTGGGACAAcaggacttataaagaaaaacctgAGAAATATCTTCAGGGAATACCAAGTTGCCCAagtataaatgaggtgcagattGCTGCGTTCAAAGGAACGGTGAACATCGGATATGAGGCTAGTGGAATATAGAGGTGCAACCATAGACCCCAGGCTGGGGCccattgcacccctgatataaattgaaaattaagaaaagcATAAGCCAGAGAGAGCCCAAGGTTGTGACGCTACCAGCTGTAACCTGATCTGTCCTATTGCCGAAGCTTTGCAACTGAAAAAAGTTCATCCTGTTGCCCTGAAGTTTACAAAGCATACAAATCGAACCCTTTCCAGCCAATATCCGCGAAATTCGCGTATCACATGGGTCCCTGTTCTACTTAAAATTGTTTGAtcacaaaaaaaagagacattTACAATTATGAATATTTCTGAGCATTTTGGTGTAAGCTATAACACCAGAACCCTTTACTAATAAGAGTTAAAAAGAGCAGAATGCTCAACATGCGAGAATGAagttgaaaatatttactttttgatCCTAAATCTAAGacaatatttcatttcaaatataaaaGTTCCCAGTGCATGAATAACGAATGAGGAATGATGAATAATGCGAACATGAGTATGAATTATGACATGAATGAAATGATTTTGTATTTGCGTTTAGCTTCCAAAATATTAGGCAGTGTTAATTTCCAgtgttaataatcacagggcataAGTAATGCAATAGTACTGCAagattaatgataaataatgggTGAAGTTAGACAAATAGTCTGGCATGAACATATTGAAGGCACTTTTCACCTCAATATAACCATAATTCAGGAGTACAGTGCTTGAATATGATAACACAATTACTGACCAATCCAAGATTCACTCGTGGAGTGCATATCTCGAGTGTAACAAATCACTGAAAGATTAACTAGCACAGCTTAAGCTGATATTTGCAACTCGACAGTAATCAGCCTGAAGTCACAATCACAATCTACAGGTTGatattccctttacctcctcttgcttcttcctaaaaACAACcttagtattctttggaagcttcaagaatttcaagtcagtggcccctttggtgggcttgttccatatgaatagggttcatctgaatgataataataataatctataataataaaatccgagtggatctttcttgtttgtccgccctgggagCGGGTTCGGTATGGGATCAGGAAGGTAGGGGTGACGTGACGGGCAGCACCAGATTCCAGCACAGCGTAGCACATGCCATCAGGCTCGTAACAAAATATTCTCTTAACGCTCACCATCTGAAGAAGGTCAAAGCTGCTTCAGATTAGGATTCGCAAAACGGTCACCACTGCGTAGAAGATTCGCAAAACAGTCACCACTGCGCAGGAGATTGGCAAAACAGTCACCACTGCGCAGGAGATTGGCAAAACAGTCACCACTGCGCAGGAGATTGGCAAAACAGTCACCACTGCGCAGGAGATTCGCAAAACAGTCACCACTGCGCAGGAGATTCGCAAAACAGTCACCACTGCGCAGGAATCTGTTGGAATAATGAGTTTTAATGAGTACGTACAAAGTATAACATGAGCATATAAAGTGATTAACATGAACTCGAAATTCTGGGCCTTTCATCCTAAAACAGAAAACGCTTCACTTCACTGCAATTGGTAATCGGTTAAAATGATTCAAAACTATCAAATTAATATTACACTGTGTATGATACGAAAAAACGAAGCCGAGAGAAACCATGAGGAAATAAGGgagacatgaaataaataaaaggaatgagagaaaaaataatagaagCAGGAAAAAATGCAGGTAAGAGAGAGATTCATGACTAGTACATGGAGGCATTAACTTGGAATTTTTACTCTTTCATTCTAAAATGTACGTACCACTTCTTTCTAACATTAGTAACCACATTACAAGTGTATAAGAAACGCATCCATACACCACATTCAGAAACTTTAAATCTGCAATTGCTTCCATGGAATACAACAGAATTTTTACACTAAAGTATTTTCTTCATAAACCTTCTAATTAATTCATCCAACCACTCAATACTTTTATTCCTTATTCACAACTTGGaatcttttctagatagtgactCCCCGAGGGTTTTGACCCGATATGTATCCACTTTTGTGGCGTGTTTAGTGCAAGCCAGTTGGGGATCAccgtaagaatgtaaacaaaagactgtgaacTTTGctggaggtcactatctaggaaagaataCCGACCCTGGAACTTTGctggaggtcactatctaggaaagaataCCGACCCTGGAACTTTGctggaggtcactatctaggaaggaATAGCGACCCTGGAACTTTGCTGAGGTCACCTATTTGAGCAAGAATAAAGACCCCAAAACTTTGCTGGAGGTCACTAAGAAGGATCCACAACTTTTTATACCCACAAATCAGCTATGTGAACCCTTCCTTGAATTGTTCATACTCCTCACAACTTCCTTCATTTAGCATCTTTAACCGTAATCCAAGTTTTATTCATCGCCTCTATATGCTATCACTGCTTCCATTCCATCAAATTCAGTTGTCTTAACTAGATTTATCACCATATTTTCAACCATTTCAAGCTAAGCTGCTACTGCTTTCCCTCATAAACCTACTCTTGCTCACATATACTTTCAACTTTCTCCTCCTGCAAATCCTTCAAAAAACTGTCAAACTCTTGCATCAGTTCCTGCTGTTTCCCTACACTATTCCCAATTAGTACTATATTATTTACGAACATCAACCTTTCCAATTTTATCAGCAATAACTTTCATATCCCACAACTTTGCCCTCTGCACCTACTGTCCGACTATACTAACCATTCTGGAACCTATAACTTTAACCATATCATATCGTCCTAACTGTCCTTTCATACCAGACACTCTGAAACATGACTCTCGTACTGTCCTAACTGAATTCTTTTCAACGCAGAGCCACAAGTCCAAGTGGTGGACGAGCGAGGGACAAAGGTGGTCGAGAAGCACTACAACAGCGGCAGTATGATCGAGCTGAAATGCGTGATAGAGTCTGTGCCCTTCCCTTACGGCCATGTCACTTGGAAACGAGGCCAGGAGACTCTCCAATTCAACACCTCAATGGGAGGAATTAGGTAACTTACAGCCAAGAATGTGGTCGAGAATCATTCAGgggaaaacttgttttttttttacgtgaggtTTCAAGACACAAACTGCCCAGAGCCACAGAGAGATACTGACTTTTTTTCTACGTAATTCGGTAGTCgcaagttcgactccccgctctgccaacgtagaacgagaggaatttatttttggtgattagaaattcatttcttgatataatgtggttcagatccgactgtaagctgtaggtcccgttgctaggtaaccacttgtttcctagccacgtaaaaatatctaatccttcgggccagacctataggagagctgttaaccagctcagtggtggTCTGGTTCacctaagatatacttcactttccTCCGTAATATATCTTGCTATGTTTGTCCACCAACAGCGTAAGAGGAGACGCAGACACGGGTTATATTCGTAGTCGTCTCTACGTGGCTAATGCTTCTCCAGCTCACACTGGAGTTTATTCTTGCTGGTATAATAACTACTCCAGCGACGCCGTCGCAGTTCATGTCATTGCAGGTACGGAACTCCgatctttcccagatagtgacaCCCAAGGGTTTTGGGAGGGTCGTTACCTCTATGACATttaaagtcttttgtttatgcttatACAGTAAgccccaacaggcttgtactaagCACGCCGCTAAAAGTGGATACATAAGAGCTTAAAACCCTTAGGGAtcactatctaggagagatccAGCATTTTTTTAGAAACAGTAACATTTGTTACTAAGACAATTAGATAACCTTATTATTCATGTCCACTGCATTATAACTGGTAACtgttctccattttttttattgtattgtctCTTGAACATATCATTCACTCCAGAACCATTCATTGTTATAAAGTTAAGATTAAAAGAGATGAGTAGCCGCTTCTTTCCTTTTAACAGAGGAATTCTGGACCACGGATGAAAATTAGGAAAAATGAATCTTCCTACATTTCACATTCTCGATTGATCACATGACCGAGCTTACCACAATCCCTCCTTAATCTATTTTGGTTTTCTTCATTGCATTCGTGAACTTAATAAAAACCTCTCCTTAATCGATTCTCTTGTTCTTCATTGCAATTTCAGGCGAGAACTCAGCTGCGATGCAACACGATAAGGTGCCGGATCTTACAAGCGGAGGGGGGTCGGCTATCAATAGCCCACCAAGGAACTTCCCCTCGGCTATTGCGACATACTGCCTGCTGTTGTGTTTCTTCACTCTGATGAAGCGACGGTTTCAAGATCCTCTTTCCCAAACAATTTGGGAGACCAGTGGAAGAGGGCCCTCTCGTAGATGACTGGGTAGGAGCAAGGTCTTTTAAATAGACTccgagtattaaaaaaatcactcattgtagcgtgagtcttgaaatggagaaacagatGAATATGTTAATATCTTACAGACCTtccagaccttacagctcgttctggttgctccaggtccctcagtgtgaggcacctctaatataTAGTTCAAGATGAATCTGTACAGAGGCTTCCTGGGAATCTGCCCGATTCCCCTTTTCAGTTTCTttcgggaatcgaacagattcccgaaagctatctgtatgTACAAATGGATCTTGAAATATATGTacctatacataactgtggatgtgTTGCTCCATACTCCGTGTATATTTAAGGGACTTTGGGTAGGAGTGGGAGACGACTGTGAATCAGCACAATAGGGAatctgtacatattttttttttaggtctcctACTATCCTTTATATATCCATAGAATTGCCACCATAAGGAATAGCAATGACTTCCTGGCGTTTTTGCATGAATTTCCAAAGTGTGATTTTGACCTGCGTTTCTTAATTTGagatcatactatatatatatatatatatatatatatatatatatatatatatgtgtgtgtgtgtgtgtgtgtgtgtgtgtgcgtgtatatgctatatatacgtgtatatatattatatatgtatatatatatatatatatatatatatatatatatatatattgtaatactgTAAATTTCTCAGTTATTGCTCAAGAGAAAAATACCCCTTTTCTATTACTTAACAATATTCCTCAATTATCTGTCTATCAGCGCGCAATTCCATTTAGttgtttctggtaattagaaattagttcctcgatataatgtgcttcggatcccacaataagctgtaggtcccgctgttAGGTATCCAGTTGGTTCCCAGGAACGTCAAATGATCTACTCCTTCGTGCCAACCGTAGGAGAGCtattagtcagctcagtggtctggttaaactatgatatactttccATGTAACTGCGTCCATCACAGACTACTGCATAGATTGAGAAGACTGTAAGAAGGACcctccacacggtcgagctttggtcgacgaactttgtccgatgtgacgtcagaagcggagaaacagcgggaaaagtcagaactttgccgcatgTTCTCCGCttatgacgtcacatcgaacaaagttcgtcgagcaaagctcggccgtgtggacgggcctttagaGATGTGTAAACTTTCCAAAAAGTAAACGATGACAACAACAACGTCCAGATATTCATTGCCCCTTCATTCTGATTCGTAAATGCGTAAAAATGACTGAGAATGTTATCTGCCATTTACATTTATTATCGTGCAGAAGGACCACTGTCAGCGGTAACTCGAAAACATAActagcaaagaaataaataaatcataggaaCTCTTTATAAGGAGAGATATCAACCCATCATAAGATATAAGTTACTTTGGATGGAAATGGTATGCATGGAAATCATAACATTGGCACTTGATGGGTAGTCAAAACAATGAATCATTTTGGGATGATAATAATGAGGTTAATGGAACGAATCCAGGTAAAAGGTcacgtgggaaaaaaaaaagtcacattaatattTCCTGTATAttgaacccccaccccccacaagggTTATAACCGGGTGTGTATCCAGGGATGACCGTAAAACCATTAACAAataactgtaaatatcataaagataatcaCCCCTCATGAAatgttgtgactttttttcctgtgacttttttcctagccaaaattgtgacttttttttttcctgtgatttatTTTCTAgctaaaattgtgacttttttttccctgttaattattttcctagccaaaattgtaactttttttcctaaccaaaattgtgactttttttcctaacCAAACTGTGacttttcctagccaaaattgtgacttttttttcataaccaaaattgtgactttttttttcctgtgaattattttcctagccaaaattgtgacttttttttttcctgtgaattattttcctagccaaaattgtaactttttttcctaaccaaaattgtgactttttttttcctatccaAACTGTGacttttcctagccaaaattgtgacttttttcccgtgactttttcctagccaaaattgtgactttttttcctaacCAAAATTGACTTTTCctggccaaaattgtgacttttttcctggccaaaattgtgacttttcctaaccaaaattgtgatttttttcatggccaaaattgtgacttttttcctggtcaaaattgtgactttttttcctggccaaaattgtgactttttttcctggccaaaattgtgactttttttccgtgactttttcctagccaaaattgtgactttttttttcctaaccaaaattgttactttttccctgaccaaaattgtgacttttttcctaaccaaaattgtgacttttttcctggccA from Macrobrachium nipponense isolate FS-2020 chromosome 36, ASM1510439v2, whole genome shotgun sequence includes:
- the LOC135203392 gene encoding zwei Ig domain protein zig-8-like, which produces MNVKIATLLLVAFGSRNALCLREETLAESFVGGPLILPIKSRSSSFVVVSEGQYDHAHHTHHAHEEHASHEPHFASTNSTVDVYLGATATLDCTVHGVTNESISWLRDIDDNLELLTWESQTYSKDNRYSLLQESGDKWQRWRLVIKDSRVKDQGQYRCQVATQPPMLLISTLQVIEPQVQVVDERGTKVVEKHYNSGSMIELKCVIESVPFPYGHVTWKRGQETLQFNTSMGGISVRGDADTGYIRSRLYVANASPAHTGVYSCWYNNYSSDAVAVHVIAGENSAAMQHDKVPDLTSGGGSAINSPPRNFPSAIATYCLLLCFFTLMKRRFQDPLSQTIWETSGRGPSRR